Below is a genomic region from Persephonella hydrogeniphila.
AACTTTTGTTCTTCAGGAAGTGCTTCCATGCCGAGAAGCTTGACAATCCTCTGGAGCTTATCATCTTCCTGAAGTATATATATCATCCAGTTTCTTAATTCCTGGTATCCATAAGATATATCTTCCCACCATTTTGATACATTAGGAGGATATGAGCTGTAACTTATTGTGTAATTAATTGCAGGGTAGAATCTTGCACTTGCAAGATCTTTATCTAAAGCCCAGAAAACAGAAGTAAATCTCCTTGTATGCCTTGTTACCGGCTCAGAAAAATCACCTCCAGGTGGAGATACTGCTCCTATTATTGTAAGAGAACCATCTAAACCTGAAAGAGTCTCTACAAAACCTGCCCTTTCATAAATAGATGCGATTTTTGAAGAAAGGTCTGATGGAAAGCCTTCTTCTACAGGAAGCTGTTTCATCCTTGCAGATATCTCCCTCATAGCCTCAGCCCATCTCGATGTAGAGTCTGCCATTAAGGCAACATGGTAGCCCATATCTCTGTAATACTCCGCTATCGTAATCCCCATAAAAATAGATGCTTCCCTTGCAGATACAGGCATATCAGATGTATTTGCAATGAGAACTGTTCTCTCCATCAAAAGCCTACCTGATTTTGGGTCTTTAAGCTTAGAAAATTCTGTTAAGACTTCTGTCATCTCATTTCCTCTTTCTCCACAGCCTATATAAACGATCACATCAGCATCGCACCATTTTGCCAGCGTTTGCTGGAGGACTGTTTTTCCTGTCCCAAAACCTCCGGGAATTGATCCTGTTCCTCCCTTCGCTATAGGAAATAAAAAATCTATTACTCTCTGTCCTGTTATCAGAGGAATCTCAGGAGCTTTTCTTTTTCTGAATCTTCGTGGAATTCTTATAGGATGTTTCTGGTACAGTTTTATCTCTTTTCCGTCTTCTGTTTTTAGTATTGTATCTTCAACAGTATAATCTCCTTCTTCTGCAATAAATGAGACTTTTCCCTCAATACTGGAGATAATCTTATGTGTGAAACTTCCCTCTTTTACTTCTCCTATCATCATGCCTTTTTGTATACTATTGCCAACCTCTAAATACGGCTTAAAATGCCATTTCTTTTCCCTATCAAGGGAAAAAGGCTTAATCCCCTTTTTTATCTGAAAATCTAAAAAAGGAAGAGGTCTCTGAATACCATCAAATATTCCTCCTAAAAGACCAGGTCCTAAAATAGCACTGAGCATCTCTCCAGAAAAACTTACATCTTCTCCCAGGGAGAGACCTTCTGTATCTTCGTAAACCTGGATAACAGCTTCAGTACCATGAATATCAACAACCTCTCCAACAAGTCCTTTTTTACCGACATAGGTAAGCTCAAAAAGAGCCGGACTCTCCTCTTTTAATCTGACTCTAACTATAGGTCCTGAGATAGAGGATACGACAGCCATTTTATCTTTCCTTTATCAGTTTGCTCAGTAATACTCTGATTTTGTCTTTATAGTTTTCTATGAGCTTTTCAGGAGAGAACTCAATATAAACATTTTTATAGAAAAAAATAACTTTTTTTCCTACTATTATTTCTACTGGATATCCTTCAAAAAATTGCGCGTACTGCCTGTTTGTCTTAACATTACCTTCCCTGAAATTTTTTCTGAGCCATCTTGAAAAACAGATGACAAACTGCTCAAAATCGGAATCAATCCTATTTTTGAGTTCTTTAAGGGCTTCTTTCTCCAATGTAGCGTATTTTTTACTTACTTCTCTTTTAGCCTCAAGCTGAATATCAAAAAGTCTTTTTCTTTTTTCATTTTTTAGTCTTTCAAGGAAAAGAGAAAGTTCTTTCTTATAGACTCTTTTTCCTTCAGAATGCGCCTTTTCTATAAGCCTGCTTCTGTAAGATTCAGCCTTTTTCAGTTTTTTTTCACACTCAACCCTGTATTTTTTTAGAACTCTATTCTTGAAATTTTCAAATTCTGATTCCAATGACACCTGCTACAAACTCCTTCAAGCTTTTTTTCATATGAATACCATCTATAGATGGTATGAAAATCACAGCAGGTATAGCCTTTTTCTTTATTTTCTGTGAAAAATGCTTCTCAAATAGCTCAAAATATCTGTCGGTTATTACAAGTACCCCAGTATCTTCTGAATGAATAATCCCGTCTATTTTTTCTTTGAAATCTTCATCATTTTCTATAAGAACAGTATCAACTCCTGCAAGAGAAAATCCCGTTATCTCATCTTTATTTCCTGTTACTACTATTCTCATCATACTTTTCCCAGAATAAGTATAGCTATTATAAGACCGTAAATGGCTATCCCTTCTGCAAGCCCTATAAAGATAAGAGCTCTCCCCGAAAGTTCAGGCTTTTCTCCTATTGTCCCCATTGCTGCAGCCCCAACGAGACCTACTGCTATTCCTGCTGCAATGCTTGAGAGTCCAACAGATAAAGCAGCTGCAATATAAGCCATTCCATTATCCCCAAGAGCTATAAGAGGGAAGAGGATCAAAAGTAAAACTGTTCTGTAATTCCTCAACTTTACCTCCTTTATATTTAAATATAAGGAGATTTAATCAAGTCTGAAAGGTCTATAAGGTATGCCTCCTCCTACAAAAAATCTTTTAAAGAACTCGTAATACTCAAGTCTTAATGTTTGTATAGCAACAATAATTCCCTCAAGAACTATTATAAAAACATTCCCTATAACAATGGTAAACCAGTAGAGAAGACCTTTGCCTTCTGATTCGAGAAGCCTTGCAATTGTAAATACTGCAAGGAAAAGAGCCGCATGAGCTAGTGCAAAAGCTCCAAGTCTTACAAAGGAAACTGTATTTGTTACTGTTTCAATAAGTTCTCTTAACACATTTATAACAGACTGTGTTGCTGACTTGCTTTTTCTGTATATATAAATGAACACAATAAAAATAATAAGAATCAGGAAGACCAGATCCCATTTTATATCAAGTTTAAAAACAACAGCCTTGATAAAAACTCCTATGCTGTACCAGTATATCAATAGCCAGAGCATTCCTCCTTCACCAAAGATAAGATTTTTTATCTTTTTCCTTCTAAGAAGAGAAAGAATGTTCAGTATAAAACTGAGAGATATCACGATGATACCTACAAAAATACTAAAGATAAGGAGTTTTTCTACATCGTAAATCGGTGAGATAAAAAGATGAGGAAATATATCGTGGAAACCAAAAAAAGAACCGTAAAGAAAACCGAAAAAGGAAGAAGATATCCCAGAAAGGATAAGAACCAAACCAAGGTCACGATTTTTTTTCTTAAGGAAAAACCCTACTAATGAAAGTACAAGCCCGTGCCCTACATCCCCAAACATTATCCCAAAGAAAATGAGAAATGTTATACCGAAAGGAATTGTAGGGTTTATCTCTCCATACTTTGGGTAGGAAAAACCTTTTATTATTCTCTCAAAGGGTTTAAAAAATTCAGGAGTTTTCAGTAGAACAGGTGCATCCTCGCCAGCAGGAAAAGTCTCTATATTTGAATATTTTACAAATCTTCTGAAACTGTCTAATTTTCTGGCAGGAATCCAGCCATAGATAATGTAGTAATCTCCCTTTATTTCCAGTGGCTGTTTAGCTACTGTTATCTTATATTTAAGTCTTAAAAAGCTATTATAATCAAGTAGTTTCTTTAGGTATTTGTCTTTCACCATATTAAGAAGATCATTTATCTCTTTCTCTCTTTCCTTTATCTCTTTCTCTTTTTCTCTTAGGAAATACTCTGCAGGTATATCTTCTGCCTGATTTTTTCCAAGTATATCTTTAATATGAGTGGATTCATCCTCAAGGTAAAAAACAAAAAACCATGAAGAGCCTTTAGAAAGCCTTCCATAAACAGGAAAAGTTATGTACGCCTTTAGTGAAAGCAGAAAAGGTTCTAAGTTTTCATCTGGAATTATACCCGAGATAAACTTTATACATTTTAAGTTTTTTAAAAGTTTGTCAGGTTCCAAAATATCTTTACTGCGTTCTTTTATACTTTTAGCTGTCTCAAACAGTTTTCTTATTCTCTGGAGTTTTTTCTTGAGATTTGATATTTTGTTCAGTTTTTCTTCCAGATCGTACACAAAATCCTCAATCCGAGTTATATCTATATCTCCATTTTCCCATTTTTTCCTATAAGTAATACCGAGTATATCCAGAAAACTTTCTGTTTTTCTGTACAGATGCTCAACCCTTTTTTCTTCCGCTGCGAAGACCCTTTTTCCTTTTCTTTCATCAATGTGTAAAAGCCCTGATAGACCTATATTTTTGATTTCTTCATCTACCTTACCGGCAGGAATACTTATCTTAAGGTAAATCATTTTTTCAGGAAAAAGCATCAAAAACCCCAACTACCATCCTTTTTATATCCTTCTCCCCGATACCATAAGACACACCTTCAACAACTGTTTTAATGTTCATTATTTCTATTTCTTTCATCCTTGTTATTCCTATTGGAACAGAAAACTTAAAAGGATAGCCGTACCACACACGGTTTATCTGAGTTATATGGTATCTGTAAATCTCTTTTCTGAAAGATGTGAAATCTGAAAAATTGATCCCGATTTTTTTAGACAGATAATCGGAAAACTCTGATATATTCTTAAGCACCGATAAATGAAAAAAATCCTCCATTCTCAGTTTGTAACCGTATGGGAGGATAAAGGGAATTATATCTTCAACAGGAAGACCATAAATGAATTTCAGTCTAAGAATAGTAGTTGTATTGTACATATCAAAATAACTTCCGGTTATTACTTTTATGTCTATTCTGTCAGAAAGGGGGAGTCTTTTTAATGATTTTTTAAGTTTTTTTATGAAATCAAGATCTATTTTCCTTAAGAAAAACTCAAAGTTCTGGTGCTTTTTTAAATACAGCTTCTTTTTATATATTCTTTTCCTCTCAAAGAAAAATGTTTCAAAGAATTCCCTCTCGTTCCTGTCTAAAAATCTTAAGATTTTTTGTGTAAATTTATCAAAATATTTATTTAAAGCTGTATATATATCTTTTTCTTTATTAAGAAAATTCCCGTAATCTGTTGAGCTGAGAATTTCTATAATATCTCCCACTGTCTTAGAAGCAACAAGTTTTTCAAACATAAAAGGATCTAAAATGTGGGATTTTAGTGTCCGGCTTTTTGAATTGAGATAATCAAATCTGAGAACTTTCATCACAGATTTCTCTTTTTATACTTTCAAACACGTTCTGTATTATCTTTTCTTTCTGTTCATAGAAATTATTTTCCAGATTTTTTATCTCTATCTCTGTTTCTTTTTTAGTTTTTTCCTCATATTCTGCCAACTCTTTTTCGAACTTTTTTCTGTATTTTTCTTTTTCTGAAAATAACTTTGAAACATACGTATCAAGTATTTTTTTGTACTCGGAATCTCCCAGACTT
It encodes:
- a CDS encoding V-type ATP synthase subunit A, producing the protein MAVVSSISGPIVRVRLKEESPALFELTYVGKKGLVGEVVDIHGTEAVIQVYEDTEGLSLGEDVSFSGEMLSAILGPGLLGGIFDGIQRPLPFLDFQIKKGIKPFSLDREKKWHFKPYLEVGNSIQKGMMIGEVKEGSFTHKIISSIEGKVSFIAEEGDYTVEDTILKTEDGKEIKLYQKHPIRIPRRFRKRKAPEIPLITGQRVIDFLFPIAKGGTGSIPGGFGTGKTVLQQTLAKWCDADVIVYIGCGERGNEMTEVLTEFSKLKDPKSGRLLMERTVLIANTSDMPVSAREASIFMGITIAEYYRDMGYHVALMADSTSRWAEAMREISARMKQLPVEEGFPSDLSSKIASIYERAGFVETLSGLDGSLTIIGAVSPPGGDFSEPVTRHTRRFTSVFWALDKDLASARFYPAINYTISYSSYPPNVSKWWEDISYGYQELRNWMIYILQEDDKLQRIVKLLGMEALPEEQKLVVETANLIKEVFLQQNAFDPVDAYSSPERQIKMAQFLKTMWDLWEKAHREKAIPVSILRKQAVITDFVRAKYSVKNDELEKYDSLIKKLVETYQNLIATYGD
- a CDS encoding V-type ATP synthase subunit F, which gives rise to MMRIVVTGNKDEITGFSLAGVDTVLIENDEDFKEKIDGIIHSEDTGVLVITDRYFELFEKHFSQKIKKKAIPAVIFIPSIDGIHMKKSLKEFVAGVIGIRI
- a CDS encoding ATP synthase subunit C translates to MRNYRTVLLLILFPLIALGDNGMAYIAAALSVGLSSIAAGIAVGLVGAAAMGTIGEKPELSGRALIFIGLAEGIAIYGLIIAILILGKV
- a CDS encoding V-type ATP synthase subunit I is translated as MLFPEKMIYLKISIPAGKVDEEIKNIGLSGLLHIDERKGKRVFAAEEKRVEHLYRKTESFLDILGITYRKKWENGDIDITRIEDFVYDLEEKLNKISNLKKKLQRIRKLFETAKSIKERSKDILEPDKLLKNLKCIKFISGIIPDENLEPFLLSLKAYITFPVYGRLSKGSSWFFVFYLEDESTHIKDILGKNQAEDIPAEYFLREKEKEIKEREKEINDLLNMVKDKYLKKLLDYNSFLRLKYKITVAKQPLEIKGDYYIIYGWIPARKLDSFRRFVKYSNIETFPAGEDAPVLLKTPEFFKPFERIIKGFSYPKYGEINPTIPFGITFLIFFGIMFGDVGHGLVLSLVGFFLKKKNRDLGLVLILSGISSSFFGFLYGSFFGFHDIFPHLFISPIYDVEKLLIFSIFVGIIVISLSFILNILSLLRRKKIKNLIFGEGGMLWLLIYWYSIGVFIKAVVFKLDIKWDLVFLILIIFIVFIYIYRKSKSATQSVINVLRELIETVTNTVSFVRLGAFALAHAALFLAVFTIARLLESEGKGLLYWFTIVIGNVFIIVLEGIIVAIQTLRLEYYEFFKRFFVGGGIPYRPFRLD
- a CDS encoding V0D/AC39 family V-type ATPase subunit, encoding MKVLRFDYLNSKSRTLKSHILDPFMFEKLVASKTVGDIIEILSSTDYGNFLNKEKDIYTALNKYFDKFTQKILRFLDRNEREFFETFFFERKRIYKKKLYLKKHQNFEFFLRKIDLDFIKKLKKSLKRLPLSDRIDIKVITGSYFDMYNTTTILRLKFIYGLPVEDIIPFILPYGYKLRMEDFFHLSVLKNISEFSDYLSKKIGINFSDFTSFRKEIYRYHITQINRVWYGYPFKFSVPIGITRMKEIEIMNIKTVVEGVSYGIGEKDIKRMVVGVFDAFS